A region of the Bacteroidota bacterium genome:
ATAGCAACCAATGCACCGGTCATTAAACCGGCTGCAATTGGCATGGCGCCACCGGTTGCAGCCATACCAATAGCGATACCCATTGTAGTTAGGCCTAAAACACTTAGTGTGCCAGCCATTATGGCGCAGGTATTAAAAGCGTCAACTATTTTTTCCTGATCGGCAAAAATATCTTTATCGATTAGTGCAAAGGTGCCTAATAAAGTTTGAGGGAAAAATCCTGCATTGTTTAGATTTACTTCTGCCAATTGACCTTTTGTGCCTAACGGAATGGTATCACCATTTTTCATTTTACCAATATCGATGGTATCAATAATTGTTGTATTGCCGAGGGCATCTGTAAATAACCCGTTGAGTAAAATTTCATCTTTTTTTAATTCAACAGTCTGAACACAATGAATACTTTCAACAGATAATCGGATGATGCGTGGAGCAGCAACAACAGGTTCTGGGGTTATTGATGTTTTTTTATTGATTACCCGTTTATTTAAAACTTTTTTGCAATCACATCATTTTCTGCTGTAGTAAATTTCAAATGTTCAGGAAAGGGCATTTTTAGAATTTGTGCTGCAACAGGCTCATTTATTTTAAAGTCCACCTGTGCCAGATCGCCATATTTAGCTTCGCGTGCAGATGGAGTAGCAGGCATTTTAATCATAGCTTCTACTGCTGCTATAAACTTTTGTTGACCCGATTTTGGTAATTTTTTATAGTGATTGAATAATACATATTCAATTGCATTTTTATCGGTTGTCATTGGGTAAGTGGCTGCATTACCGGCATGTGCAAGCATTTTTGCCATTGATAAATGAGCGATATGTTCTATACGTTGAACTACCAAATTGTATTTTGGTTGTGCAATACTGAAATCGAATTTTTTCATAATTGTATATTTAATTACGGCTTAAAGGTAGCGTGCACTGGCTGATTTTACCTAAGGAAATGGTAAAATCACATCATGATGTGATAGGGGTTAAATGGCGCCTGTATTCAAGTTTTGTTCCATTATGGAGTTATTAAATCATATACTTTATATGCTAATTTATGCCGAGCCAGAATTATACAACGTTACATTATTTAATGATGTTTTTTTTTAATTTACATCGCTTTAAACAAGAATGCTAAACCCAATGCTGTGAAATTTACGCACTTTCGTATCTTAGCATTACATGCTTAAATCGGGTGTCAAATATTGGTTGATATTTATTGTTGGCTTAATGGCTTATAATCCGTTAAGTGCCCAACAATTTCCTGATTTCCATTTCGAAAACATTAGTACTGCTGATGGCCTGAGTGATAATACGATTACCTGTTTGTTTCAGGATAACAAGGGGTTTTTATGGATTGGAACCGGAAATGGATTAAACAGATATGATGGTAATATTGTAACTACTTACTTTTATGAAGAAGGGAATGCCAATTCCATGGGAGGAAATTTTATTTCAGGGATCATTCAGGATGATGCCGGAGTATTTTGGATTGGCACGCGTGATGGTGGTATTACGCGATTGGATTTGAATGCGCCTTTAGCTAAACAATTTAAACGATTCAGTAATATTCCGGGTGACTCGACTACCATGTTTTCAAATCGTATTACAACCTTAGCGGAATTAAATTCGGATTATATTGTATTTAGTGCTGAAGGTATTTCCACCGGTTTTATAAATAGGAAAACGTTTGAAATTTCCTACCATGAAAGTAAAAATAAATCAGTTGCATTAATAGATACAAAAATTACAAAACCTAAACCGGATGGAAACAGTTGGATGCAACTAATAAAACGTGATGGCAATACAATTTACTTATCCGGGCTTATTGGTGGAACAGTTTATGCGTTTGATGCCAACAACCCTGTTGTACCCGCAAACCACACAGATGGCAGTGCTTCCAGCATTCAGAATTTCGATGTTGATGGTGATACTATTTGGGTGGGTGGATGGAAACATGGTTTATTTATGCAGGAAAATCCTTTGGACAATCCGAATGATAAACCACTTGCTCTTAAAAAAGTGGTGCCTATTGAAGCAGAAGTTTTATCCGTTTTATCGTGGGATAAAAATTTTGTGCTTGCCGGTTCCAAAGGGATTGGATTATACGTGGTGAATAAAAAAACATTTGAATATAAAGTAATTCAACACGACAGAGCAGATGCGTTTAGTTTGGCCGGAAATAAAATTAATTGTTTATTAAAAGACAGCAATGGAATTTTATGGGTGGGAACTTCTGCCGGATTAAGTAAATATAATACTATTCAATGGCAATTTAATGCTACGTTAATTAAAGATGATTTCACTAAAGAAATAACCCATTTTTCGATATTTGAATTTAACGATCATACGTTTGGGATAAATACCGGAATGGGTTTGTTTAGATATTATCCTGAAAATCAGACGTTCACGCAACACCATTTTAATTTTTACGGCGTAGAAATAAATCCAACTGCCATTGTTGCTATTTCAGAGGATAAACATTATTTAACTACTGAAACGAACACGTTTTTAATCGATTTAAAAACGTTGCAAATTAAGGAAATATCTCCCAAGACGGTATGTAATCCTGTGCTTGATACATGTTATAGAACTAAGGATATTTTGTTTGGGAATTACCAAGTTTATGATGTTTTGTTTGATACTTTGGATAACCACATTTTGCACTTTTTTACTACTATTGGTTCTGGAATAGGCATATATGATGCTACAGATGATGCTTATTATAACCTGTTCCAATACACCAACAAGCCGAATAGTATATCCAATAACTTTGTCCGAAATATTTATCGCGATTCAAAAGGAAATATTTGGGTGTCAACTTCGGAGGGATTAAATAAATGGAATAAATCGTTTCCCATTAAAAATGATTTCACCATATATAAACACAGTATTACTGATGTTAATTCAATTTCGCATAATAATATTTCCGCAGTTTGGGAAGCACCGGATGGCATTTTATGGATTGCCACATCTAATGGTTTAAATGCTTTTGACGGGCAAAAATTTACACGTTATTATAACACGGTAAATGGCCAGCAACAAATGTTTGGATTGTATCCGGATAATAAAGGGAACCTGTGGTTACCCATAAAAGGTGGCTTTTTAGTTTTTAATTTACAAAATAGAAATTTCCGTTTTGTGCCACTCATTTATTCGGGTTGGTCGCTGCGTTCACCGGCCAAATTATTACAAAGTAAATCCGGCAACTGGATGTATGGGGCAGGTAATTATTTGATTTCCTTTAATCCTGACAAATACATTTTTGAAACCAAGTTTCCTGAATTGTATATTACGGATATGCTGGTTTCGGATAAGTTAATTGATAAAAGCGGTAATTATGCGAACCTTGTTTTTAAACATGATGAAAATTTTGTCACCATCAATTTTTCCAGCTTACAACTGTCACAACCAAAAACAGTAAAATACCGTTACCAATTAGCTGGGTTAACAGAAAACTGGACAGATTTGGGGAAAAATGGTGTCATTCGATTTACCAGTCTTCCACCGGGAAATTATACGCTATATATTCAGGTTACTAATCCGCAGGGCGACTGGAGTGGAAGCAGTAGCATGTTATCTTTTGAAATTTTAAAACCTTATTGGCAAACGTGGTGGTTTTATTTATTGTGTATCATATCACTAATAGGTATTACATATTTAATTATCCGTTATCGCGAGCAGCAATTAAAAAATGTATTAAGTATGCGAAATAAAATTGCGAACGATTTACATGATGACGTGGGAAGTGCTTTAAGTACAATTAATTTATACAGTGAGGTAGCTAAAAATAAATCAGGAACGAATAAGGAGCTTGAACCAATTTTGGATAAAATTACCGGCATCAGTACTGAAATGCAGGAAAACATGACGCATATTGTTTGGAGTTTGCAGCCAAGGAACGACAATTTTGATCAAATGTTATTGCGGATAAAATCGTATGCTTTGGAAAACTTGTCGGTAAAAAATATTGAAATATATTTTGATATTGATGAAAAATTGAATGGTATTAAAATTGCTGCAAATAAACGCAAGGAGTTATTTTTAATTTACAAGGAAGTATTAAATAATATACAAAAGTACGCCTGCGCAACACAAGTGCACATTCAGTTTAAACGCGCAAGCAATGACTTGCGCATGGAAATTCGGGATAATGGCGTTGGGTTTGATATAAATGCGCTAAACGATGGTAACGGTATGTTCACTATGCGTGAACGCGCAGCTGCATTAAATGGAATCTTTGATATGTCTTCTGAACCCGGAACTGGGACAACCGTTGTGTTTACCTTCAAATTTTGAACCTACTAATATTAGTAGGTAGTTAATCAACTTAATTGGATAATTTTGATTAGAATTTATGCCCATTCGTGTTGCCATATTCGATGATAATGCCACCAGAAGAGATGGGGTTAGGTTATTATTGGACACTTCAGAGGGGTTTTTATGCGCAGGCGCTTTTGAAAATTTTAACAATGGTATTTCAGACATACTTTCCTGCAATCCCGATGTTATTATAATGGATATCGATATGCCCGGTATTAATGGTATTGAAGCGGTGCGTATGATTAAAACGAATTACCCGCAATTGCCGGTAATGATGCAAACTGTTTTTGACCACGATGACAAGGTTTTTGACAGCATTTTGGCAGGCGCTTCGGGGTATTTGCTCAAAAAGGCAGCACCTTTAAAATTGCTGGAGGCCATACGCGAAATTCAGGAAGGTGGTGCACCAATGACCCCTGAAATCGCAGTAAAAGTATTGCATTTTTTCAGAAATAAAGAACAGCAAAAGGTGACGAACGATATGCTGCTTACTGAAAAAGAAAAAGAAGTATTATCTGACCTTGTTGCGGGTTTAAGTTATAAAATGATTGCTTCAAAACAAGCTATCAGCTATCATACCGTTAATTTCCATATTCGGAATATCTACAAAAAGATGCATGTAAACAGTGTTGGTGAAGCTGTTGCGAAAGCGTTAAAAGAAAAGATGATCTGACTTATTTTTCCTACTACTATTCGCTGTTTTACAGGCAGGGCTTTGCACTTAATTTTGAGTTTCTCAATTTTCTCATACTTGTGAGCAAACCAATAAACTATTTTATGAAACTTAAAAAACTACTCCCATTATTGCTGCTATTTTTTGCAAGCAATCACATTTGGGCCGACACAGAGCCGGACAACAACAATCCAGTAACCGCAGATGCCATGACACTTGATAATGCCACTACAGGCACTATTAATTTAGCCGGCGATGCAATTGATTATTATGCATTTACAACAACTGCAGATGGTAAAATTACTTTATCACTAACCAGTGATGTAACATATTTAACCGTTCGTTTGTATGATGCAGATGGAACAACTGTTTTAGGTACAGTTTCCGATTATTCAACTGTTACCGTTAATGTTGACGGATTAGCAGTAGGTAATTATTATGCTGCGGTTGTAGCCTACGGAGGTTATTCAGGTAATTATTCAATTACGTCAAGTTTAATGAATGCTGAATACGCAAATGACACAGAAGTAAATGATACCTATGCGCAAGCACTCGACATTACTGAAAACGGGAGCGTAACCGGCCACGTTGGTTTTCGCTTCAATGGTGGTGCTTATGACATGAACGACTGGTATAAAGTTGTTACAACGCAGGATGGAAATATTACTGCAACTTTTGCAAATAATACCGGAGATTACAATAACCTTTACATTTATGATAATGATGGAACAACCGTTTTAGGTTCGACAGCAGATTATGGAACCGACACGTTGACGGTTACCGGAAAAGCAGCAGGAACATATTACATTCGTTTAAATTATTATTCTACTAATTATTTTAATGGTTACACTTTAACAAATACTGTGACACCAACAAATTTTGCTAATGATGCCGAACCAAACGACACCTATGCGACTGCAACAGTAACTATTCCTGAAAATGGCAGTGTTAACGGACATATTGGTCATCGATATAATGGTGGATCTTATGATACTGACGACTGGTATATT
Encoded here:
- a CDS encoding response regulator transcription factor; this encodes MPIRVAIFDDNATRRDGVRLLLDTSEGFLCAGAFENFNNGISDILSCNPDVIIMDIDMPGINGIEAVRMIKTNYPQLPVMMQTVFDHDDKVFDSILAGASGYLLKKAAPLKLLEAIREIQEGGAPMTPEIAVKVLHFFRNKEQQKVTNDMLLTEKEKEVLSDLVAGLSYKMIASKQAISYHTVNFHIRNIYKKMHVNSVGEAVAKALKEKMI